Proteins encoded by one window of Corynebacterium amycolatum:
- a CDS encoding rhodanese-related sulfurtransferase, with amino-acid sequence MSISKILLYYQFAPLSDPRAIMLWQRDLCESLGLKGRILVSEHGINGTVGGDLDACKKYIKKTKQYPAFHSMQFKWSEGGADDFPKLSVKVRDEIVAFGAPGELKVDTEGVIGGGTHLKPEEVNKLVEERGDDVIFFDGRNAMEAEIGKFKNAVVPDVKTTHDFIDELESGKYDWMKDKPIISYCTGGIRCEILSALMKNRGFEEVYQIDGGIVRYGEKFGNKGLWEGSLYVFDKRMHMEFGDGIEDEDYVQLGHCVHCGKPTNTFQNCINEDTCRRQVLICDDCWEDTETQHCGREDCKEVAEELAAAK; translated from the coding sequence GTGAGCATCAGCAAGATTCTTCTGTACTACCAGTTCGCCCCGCTGTCCGATCCGCGTGCCATTATGCTGTGGCAGCGCGATCTTTGCGAATCGTTAGGGCTTAAAGGTCGCATTCTGGTGTCCGAGCACGGCATCAACGGCACCGTCGGAGGTGATCTCGATGCCTGTAAGAAGTACATCAAGAAAACCAAGCAGTACCCCGCTTTTCACTCCATGCAGTTCAAGTGGAGCGAAGGCGGCGCTGATGACTTTCCGAAACTCTCCGTCAAGGTTCGCGACGAAATCGTCGCTTTCGGTGCTCCGGGCGAGCTTAAAGTCGATACCGAAGGTGTCATTGGCGGCGGCACACATTTGAAGCCAGAAGAGGTCAATAAACTGGTCGAAGAACGCGGCGACGATGTCATCTTCTTCGATGGCCGCAACGCAATGGAAGCCGAGATTGGCAAGTTTAAAAACGCCGTCGTCCCGGACGTAAAGACCACGCACGACTTCATCGACGAACTGGAATCCGGCAAGTACGACTGGATGAAGGACAAGCCGATTATTTCCTACTGCACCGGCGGCATCCGCTGCGAGATCCTCTCCGCGCTTATGAAGAACCGCGGGTTCGAAGAGGTCTACCAAATCGACGGCGGTATTGTCCGCTACGGCGAAAAGTTTGGCAATAAGGGGCTGTGGGAAGGCTCTCTCTATGTCTTCGACAAGCGCATGCATATGGAGTTTGGCGATGGCATCGAAGATGAGGACTACGTACAGCTCGGACACTGCGTCCACTGCGGCAAGCCCACAAACACCTTCCAAAACTGCATCAACGAAGACACCTGCCGTCGACAGGTGCTTATCTGCGATGACTGCTGGGAGGATACCGAGACACAGCACTGTGGGCGCGAGGACTGCAAGGAAGTTGCCGAAGAGCTAGCAGCCGCAAAGTAG
- the hrpA gene encoding ATP-dependent RNA helicase HrpA has product MTTPSRSDKPAPRVQSGNHHSRHRNSARPQRSDKPAKDTRKKELYQLADQLPIREAQSFRRRLKRASAPKALSAISADLDFALERLEDRRNAIPRITYPAQLPVSARRDDIAEAIENNQVVIIAGETGSGKTTQIPKICLELGRGVRGKIGHTQPRRIAARSVAERIAHELGEKIGQHVGYAVRFDDRVGKDTCIKLMTDGILLAEIGRDRLLREYDTIIIDEAHERSLNIDFLLGYLKHILPQRPDLKIIITSATIDPERFARHFAPDDEHTAPIIEVSGRTYPVEIRYRPLVRTVVAKNGQEKEVAIEQIDGVIAACEELMRLGDGDILVFFSGEREIREAAEAIEGRRWKGVEAVPLFGRLSNAEQHRIFTPHSGRRIVLATNIAETSLTVPGIEYVVDTGTARISRYSTRTKVQRLPVEDISQASANQRSGRCGRVADGVAIRLYSEEEFLSRPEFTDPEILRTNLASVVLQMISLRLGAIEAFPFVQPPEHKAVRDGINLLTELQAITTTSASGRGRESDSGASADAPELTDIGRQIARIPVDPRLARMLVEGYENTTLGAVTVIVAALSLQDVRERPLEFQAQADQLHARFKDTTSDFNSLLKLWEYLEEKRRELSGNQFRKMCKREYLHYLRVREWQDLVRQLHQATAELGWSLSARSLTSGVDDPDEVAKSLLPGLLSMIGTREGEGKEFTGTRNTKFLIHPSSALAKKPPRWVMAAEIVETSRTFARNVGTIQPQWVEKVAPHLLKHQYSEPHWSAKRGAAMAYQKSTLYGVPVVVDRLVPYHRVDADAARSMFIRCALVDGEWNTHHEFFKNNQDKLAEAAKIEEKQRSRGIVVDDDVLYAFYDSKLPASITTAANFDRWWKKTKPKQPNLLDFDPNKLLNPDAGDIDDNAFPEMWQQGSVDFSLSYKFEPGAPDDGVTLRVPVPLLAGLREDGFDWQVPGLRAELAEAYIRTLPKALRKSVVPAPDFARRALETMTPYSGRFVDVFADALRRLGGSGINGADFDPSKLPAHLRFNYAVIDRHGNIVDQSRDLAPLRAKHAATVSTAVSKRAKSAAHEAVKKWTSDNLGTVAETVKSTVDGQSVTMYPTLVTTKDGVAVEVKPTKAQAEATLATTNLTMLLRECPVNAAQMTKGLPLQQRVGVDAWPHGGADGLVEDCRVAVIRDCMIAAGGPVRSPEEFNKLLEQVRSGVASEVRQLVVGIAQAMPAYVSVTNQLDKWEGDAIDDMRRQLEFMFPKGAVAKHGWQHLRHLPRYLQAMEIRLEEMNRDPGRDADREDEVTEAREYLAAKLERLPKGRAHSAEVRDIQWLIEELRVSLFAQRLGTAHSVSLTRIKKRVDKLR; this is encoded by the coding sequence ATGACTACTCCTAGCCGTTCTGATAAACCAGCTCCACGTGTCCAGTCGGGAAACCACCACTCCCGCCATCGCAATTCCGCCAGGCCGCAGCGCTCTGACAAGCCTGCTAAGGACACGCGTAAAAAGGAGCTCTACCAGCTCGCTGATCAATTACCTATTCGGGAGGCCCAGTCCTTCCGACGTCGGCTAAAGCGAGCATCCGCGCCGAAGGCGCTGTCTGCAATCTCTGCAGACCTCGACTTTGCGCTGGAGCGGTTAGAAGATCGTCGTAATGCGATTCCTCGCATCACCTACCCGGCGCAGTTGCCGGTGTCCGCCCGCCGCGACGATATTGCAGAGGCGATTGAGAACAATCAGGTCGTCATTATTGCTGGTGAGACTGGCTCTGGTAAAACTACCCAAATCCCGAAGATATGCCTAGAACTGGGACGCGGGGTGCGGGGCAAGATTGGCCATACGCAGCCACGTCGTATTGCGGCGCGTTCGGTGGCGGAGCGAATTGCCCATGAGCTGGGCGAGAAGATTGGACAGCACGTCGGTTATGCGGTGCGTTTTGATGACCGCGTGGGCAAGGATACCTGCATTAAACTGATGACCGACGGTATCCTGCTGGCCGAAATTGGCCGCGACCGACTGTTGCGTGAGTACGACACCATCATCATCGATGAGGCGCACGAACGCAGCCTCAACATCGACTTCCTGCTGGGATATTTAAAGCATATTCTGCCGCAGCGCCCAGATCTGAAGATCATTATCACTTCGGCGACGATTGATCCGGAACGGTTCGCCCGTCATTTCGCGCCTGACGACGAGCACACTGCGCCCATCATCGAGGTGTCAGGGCGCACCTACCCGGTGGAAATCCGCTATCGCCCTCTGGTGCGGACTGTTGTTGCGAAAAATGGGCAAGAAAAGGAAGTCGCCATCGAGCAGATCGATGGTGTTATCGCTGCGTGCGAGGAGCTCATGCGGCTTGGCGACGGCGATATCCTGGTGTTCTTTTCGGGTGAGCGCGAGATCCGAGAAGCAGCCGAAGCCATCGAGGGCAGGCGCTGGAAGGGTGTAGAAGCCGTTCCACTGTTCGGTCGGCTATCTAATGCAGAGCAGCACCGAATCTTCACCCCGCACTCCGGGCGCCGCATTGTGCTGGCGACCAATATCGCGGAGACGTCGCTGACGGTGCCGGGTATTGAGTACGTCGTCGATACTGGTACCGCACGCATTTCCCGGTACTCCACCCGCACGAAGGTGCAGCGCCTGCCAGTCGAGGACATCAGCCAGGCATCCGCGAATCAGCGCTCTGGACGCTGTGGTCGTGTAGCTGATGGCGTGGCGATTCGTCTCTACAGCGAGGAGGAATTTCTCTCTCGCCCCGAGTTTACGGATCCGGAGATTCTGCGCACCAATCTCGCTTCGGTTGTACTGCAAATGATTTCGTTGCGGCTTGGCGCGATTGAGGCCTTCCCCTTTGTCCAGCCACCAGAGCACAAGGCAGTGCGCGATGGCATTAACCTGCTCACAGAGCTTCAGGCTATTACCACCACGTCGGCGTCTGGGAGAGGCCGTGAATCTGACTCCGGCGCCAGTGCCGACGCCCCCGAGCTGACGGACATCGGCCGACAGATTGCCCGTATACCTGTCGACCCGCGCCTTGCCCGCATGCTGGTCGAAGGGTACGAAAACACCACTCTTGGGGCTGTGACCGTCATTGTCGCCGCGTTGTCTTTGCAGGATGTTCGCGAACGTCCGCTGGAGTTCCAAGCTCAGGCAGATCAGCTACATGCCCGTTTTAAGGACACCACCAGCGACTTCAACTCCCTGCTGAAGCTCTGGGAATACCTGGAGGAAAAGCGCCGCGAGCTTAGCGGTAACCAGTTCCGCAAGATGTGCAAACGCGAGTACCTCCACTATCTGCGCGTTCGCGAGTGGCAGGACTTGGTGCGTCAGCTCCACCAGGCAACGGCTGAGCTGGGCTGGAGTCTTTCGGCCCGCAGCTTAACCAGCGGTGTCGACGATCCCGACGAGGTGGCAAAGTCGCTGTTACCGGGTCTGTTATCGATGATTGGTACGCGCGAGGGCGAGGGCAAGGAATTTACTGGCACCCGAAACACGAAGTTCCTCATTCACCCCTCGTCCGCGCTGGCGAAGAAGCCACCCCGCTGGGTGATGGCTGCGGAGATCGTCGAGACTTCTCGAACTTTCGCTCGAAACGTTGGCACCATTCAGCCTCAATGGGTCGAAAAGGTGGCTCCTCACCTGCTGAAACATCAGTACTCGGAACCGCACTGGTCGGCTAAACGCGGTGCGGCTATGGCTTACCAGAAGTCGACGCTCTACGGCGTGCCCGTAGTCGTTGACCGACTGGTGCCTTATCACCGTGTTGATGCGGATGCCGCACGCTCTATGTTCATCCGCTGCGCACTTGTCGACGGCGAGTGGAACACTCATCATGAGTTCTTCAAGAACAACCAAGACAAGCTGGCCGAAGCTGCGAAGATCGAGGAAAAGCAGCGGTCCCGCGGGATTGTCGTCGACGACGATGTTCTTTACGCGTTCTACGACTCCAAGTTGCCTGCTTCCATTACCACTGCAGCCAATTTTGACCGCTGGTGGAAAAAGACCAAACCCAAGCAGCCGAATCTCCTCGATTTCGATCCGAACAAGCTGCTCAATCCGGATGCCGGCGATATCGATGACAATGCCTTCCCCGAAATGTGGCAGCAGGGCTCCGTCGATTTCTCGCTGTCCTATAAGTTCGAACCGGGAGCTCCTGATGACGGCGTAACCCTTCGCGTCCCGGTTCCTCTCCTGGCGGGTCTGCGTGAAGATGGCTTCGACTGGCAGGTTCCCGGTCTGCGCGCCGAGCTCGCAGAAGCCTATATTCGCACTCTCCCGAAGGCTCTGCGTAAGTCAGTTGTCCCCGCGCCGGATTTCGCACGCCGCGCGCTGGAGACAATGACGCCGTATTCAGGGCGCTTCGTTGATGTTTTCGCCGATGCTTTACGACGGCTCGGAGGCTCCGGCATCAATGGAGCCGATTTTGACCCGTCCAAGCTGCCAGCGCACCTGCGCTTTAACTATGCGGTTATCGACCGACACGGCAATATTGTCGATCAGAGCCGTGATCTCGCCCCCTTGCGCGCTAAGCACGCGGCAACTGTCTCGACTGCCGTTTCGAAGCGTGCAAAGTCTGCAGCCCACGAAGCCGTGAAAAAATGGACTTCGGACAATCTCGGCACTGTGGCAGAGACAGTCAAAAGTACTGTCGACGGTCAATCGGTCACCATGTATCCGACGCTTGTGACCACTAAGGATGGCGTGGCCGTCGAAGTCAAACCAACTAAGGCCCAGGCCGAGGCCACATTGGCAACTACCAACCTGACTATGTTGTTGCGCGAATGCCCCGTCAACGCTGCACAAATGACTAAGGGACTTCCACTTCAGCAACGCGTTGGTGTGGATGCGTGGCCGCATGGCGGCGCAGATGGACTCGTCGAAGACTGCCGCGTCGCAGTAATCCGCGATTGCATGATAGCTGCTGGTGGCCCGGTACGATCCCCCGAAGAATTCAACAAGCTACTTGAACAGGTTCGCTCCGGTGTCGCCTCGGAGGTACGCCAGTTGGTTGTCGGCATTGCACAGGCCATGCCGGCCTATGTCTCGGTGACTAATCAGCTGGATAAGTGGGAAGGCGATGCTATTGACGATATGCGTCGCCAGCTGGAGTTCATGTTCCCCAAGGGAGCGGTGGCCAAGCACGGATGGCAGCACCTGCGTCATTTGCCACGCTATCTACAAGCGATGGAGATTCGCCTTGAGGAAATGAACCGCGATCCCGGCCGTGATGCGGACCGTGAAGATGAGGTTACTGAGGCTCGTGAATATTTAGCTGCGAAACTCGAGCGGCTGCCCAAGGGGCGAGCGCATTCTGCGGAAGTTCGGGATATTCAGTGGCTTATCGAAGAGCTACGCGTCAGCCTCTTTGCCCAGCGTTTGGGAACAGCCCACAGTGTTTCCCTGACCCGAATAAAAAAACGTGTGGATAAGCTGCGCTAA
- the nrdR gene encoding transcriptional regulator NrdR yields the protein MYCQFCHHDQTRVLDSRLIDNGMGIRRRRECLNCGKRFSTIERSQLMVVKRDGIPEEFNREKVIQGVRRACQGREVSESQLKKLAQKVEESLREKGTPRVDSNDIGLAILEPLKELDEVGYLRFASVYKSFSSADDFIQEISSMRKGKKPQAHGKEAEMP from the coding sequence GTGTATTGCCAGTTTTGTCACCATGATCAGACACGAGTCTTGGACTCACGGTTAATAGATAACGGTATGGGGATTCGTCGCCGGAGAGAATGCCTGAATTGCGGTAAACGTTTTTCTACGATTGAACGCTCGCAGCTGATGGTTGTTAAACGGGATGGAATCCCTGAGGAGTTCAACCGTGAAAAGGTTATCCAGGGTGTTCGACGTGCGTGCCAGGGGCGTGAAGTATCAGAGTCTCAGCTGAAGAAGCTTGCACAAAAAGTGGAGGAGAGCCTCCGCGAGAAAGGCACGCCTCGGGTGGACTCAAATGATATCGGTCTCGCCATCCTTGAACCATTGAAAGAATTGGATGAGGTGGGTTACCTCCGGTTCGCTTCCGTCTACAAGTCATTTTCTTCGGCGGATGACTTCATCCAGGAAATCTCCAGCATGCGCAAAGGAAAGAAACCACAGGCGCATGGCAAGGAAGCGGAGATGCCTTAG
- the lexA gene encoding transcriptional repressor LexA — translation MAQKKKANPKTLTDRQRRILDVISDAVVLRGYPPSIREIGDAVGLNSTSSVAYQLKELEKKGFLRRDPHKPRAVNVRDSKSSAGTFTPVKPGPKATGSTQTPEIPEDMPEPIFVPIVGQIAAGNPILAEQHVESHMALPMEITGSGQLYLLKVVGDSMVDAGILDGDWVVVRSQDVVEQGDFVAALFEDEATVKEWHEDAAGKWLMPHNRAFDPLPAEHAKILGKIVSVLRSL, via the coding sequence ATGGCTCAAAAGAAGAAAGCGAACCCTAAAACACTCACCGATCGGCAGCGTCGCATTCTTGATGTCATTTCGGATGCCGTCGTACTTCGCGGATACCCACCGAGCATTCGAGAAATTGGAGATGCCGTGGGCTTGAATTCCACCTCGTCGGTGGCATACCAACTCAAGGAGTTGGAAAAGAAGGGCTTTCTCCGCCGCGACCCACACAAACCCCGTGCGGTAAACGTAAGGGATTCGAAATCCTCAGCTGGCACTTTCACTCCGGTAAAGCCTGGGCCAAAGGCCACTGGCAGCACCCAAACTCCCGAGATACCAGAGGACATGCCAGAGCCAATCTTCGTTCCTATCGTTGGACAGATTGCGGCTGGCAACCCCATTTTGGCGGAACAGCATGTGGAAAGTCATATGGCACTTCCGATGGAGATTACGGGCTCTGGTCAGCTGTACCTACTCAAGGTCGTGGGTGATTCCATGGTTGACGCAGGCATTCTCGACGGAGACTGGGTGGTAGTCCGTTCCCAAGACGTGGTCGAACAGGGCGACTTTGTTGCAGCCCTGTTTGAAGATGAAGCAACAGTCAAGGAATGGCACGAAGACGCTGCTGGCAAGTGGCTAATGCCCCATAATCGCGCATTTGACCCGCTCCCCGCAGAGCACGCCAAGATCCTCGGCAAGATTGTCAGCGTCCTACGCAGTCTCTAA
- a CDS encoding DeoR/GlpR family DNA-binding transcription regulator — MYAEERRRKIASLTAVEGRVTVADLAEAFDVTAETIRRDLAQLDAEGAVHRVHGGAVATRSFQTVEFSVAARKNAQKDAKLSIARCAADFLPDSGGGIFLDAGTTTEALAELMVHSPDNRRWSVVTNSLPNAITLAGSNRIELQLLGGQVRVITQAVAGDTALRTLAVMRADVAFIGSNALTIDHGLSTADPQEAAVKRAMITNARKVIVMADSTKLGRDFLVSFAALEDIDVVITDSSAPEQFVNDLREQGVEVVVAS, encoded by the coding sequence ATGTACGCAGAGGAACGCCGCCGGAAGATTGCGTCTTTGACAGCAGTCGAAGGGCGCGTGACGGTCGCTGATCTTGCGGAAGCTTTCGATGTCACAGCAGAGACGATTCGCCGTGACCTAGCTCAGTTGGATGCAGAGGGCGCAGTTCACCGTGTACACGGTGGCGCTGTAGCTACTCGTTCTTTTCAGACTGTTGAGTTTTCAGTTGCCGCTCGAAAGAACGCGCAGAAAGACGCGAAGCTCTCTATTGCCCGCTGTGCTGCCGATTTTCTACCTGACTCTGGTGGTGGAATTTTTCTCGATGCCGGAACTACCACCGAGGCTCTTGCAGAGCTGATGGTCCACTCCCCTGATAACCGCCGTTGGTCGGTTGTCACAAACTCTCTTCCCAACGCCATCACACTCGCAGGATCGAACCGCATTGAGCTTCAACTCCTTGGCGGCCAAGTCCGCGTCATTACTCAGGCGGTTGCTGGCGATACCGCACTCCGTACTCTTGCGGTTATGCGTGCCGATGTCGCTTTCATTGGTTCTAATGCCTTGACAATTGACCACGGTCTTTCTACTGCTGATCCGCAGGAAGCAGCGGTAAAGCGCGCGATGATCACGAATGCGCGCAAGGTCATCGTTATGGCGGACTCGACGAAACTCGGCCGTGACTTCCTTGTCAGTTTTGCGGCATTGGAAGATATCGACGTCGTGATTACAGATTCCTCTGCCCCGGAGCAATTCGTGAACGATCTCAGGGAGCAAGGTGTCGAGGTCGTGGTTGCTTCATGA
- a CDS encoding 1-phosphofructokinase family hexose kinase: MILTLTVNPSIDRLARLDTELKRGGVFRLPMAEDMAGGKGINVSKALHYAGEKTLALYPASDSGKFTRLLEVSGIPHEAINTTNEARVNLTLAEPDGTTTKLNSPGMTLTKAHRRRVLEKLIHHAKRATWVVFAGSLPPGVPRDFYVQCTEAVYSVNPNIRVAMDTSDGPLTEVVRAFPKVRPFLMKPNAYELGQIIDQDGEELEAAAAEGNYLPVAQAARALNELGVSEVLATLGEAGAVLSVKSGGCFAATSPSIVAQSTVGAGDCALAGYVMSRERGDSHQDSLTTAVAYGAAATSLPGTTIPYPEQVRPEAGRLWQLDA, translated from the coding sequence ATGATCCTGACCTTGACTGTAAATCCGTCAATCGATCGACTTGCTCGCCTCGATACGGAGCTCAAGCGAGGTGGAGTGTTCCGCCTACCAATGGCTGAGGACATGGCTGGCGGCAAGGGAATTAATGTGTCCAAGGCGTTGCACTACGCGGGAGAAAAGACGCTCGCGCTCTACCCGGCATCAGACTCCGGAAAATTCACACGTCTGTTGGAAGTCTCTGGCATCCCCCACGAAGCCATCAACACGACTAACGAAGCCCGCGTTAATCTCACACTCGCAGAGCCAGATGGGACGACCACCAAGCTCAATTCCCCTGGCATGACATTGACAAAAGCGCACCGTAGACGTGTCCTGGAGAAGCTTATCCACCATGCTAAACGCGCCACGTGGGTAGTTTTCGCAGGTTCACTGCCCCCTGGCGTCCCCCGGGATTTTTACGTTCAATGCACCGAAGCGGTGTATTCGGTCAACCCGAATATTCGTGTTGCTATGGACACTAGCGACGGCCCACTGACTGAGGTCGTTCGCGCATTTCCGAAGGTGCGGCCTTTTTTGATGAAGCCAAACGCCTACGAACTTGGCCAAATCATTGATCAGGACGGCGAAGAACTTGAGGCCGCTGCAGCCGAAGGGAACTATCTTCCCGTAGCGCAAGCTGCTCGTGCACTGAACGAACTTGGTGTTTCCGAAGTCCTTGCCACTCTCGGCGAGGCAGGGGCGGTACTTTCAGTGAAGTCAGGCGGTTGTTTCGCTGCTACCTCACCCTCGATAGTCGCTCAGTCCACGGTCGGTGCTGGAGACTGTGCTTTGGCCGGCTACGTTATGTCCCGCGAACGCGGTGATAGTCACCAAGATTCACTAACCACCGCCGTGGCTTATGGGGCGGCGGCAACCAGTCTTCCCGGTACGACCATCCCCTATCCAGAACAGGTTCGCCCCGAGGCTGGCCGGTTATGGCAGCTCGACGCTTAG
- a CDS encoding PTS fructose transporter subunit IIABC, which yields MSSSADSSAIASDLADESTVYLDLDVGPQKEKILNYLIAKAVETGRATDSNGIVAAALKREEKAPTGLPGGIAIPHCRHEDWSTPTLMFVRLTSATEFTTPDGPADLLFFIGVPASNSDVHVDILAALAKALRDKGFRAALRGAESDEEAARIISEHITKAPRRKAKKPPAKTNIVAITACPTGIAHTYLAAEALTGAAESMADVTLTVETQGSAGTQEAPAEAIDRADVLVIAADIGVTGLKRFSDKPQVKVPIRKAVNEPTAVIEQAKAVAEQSRVRAYDRKAPQPKNDHDKEAASQTGNAGAGPTSERVRATTKVGARKSSLSGDKAFGHWVRDAIMTGVSYMVPFVAASGLLIALGFLVGGHQVGLVADAVTRDLRLPEVIGLDAPITVPTENLGTVLVDRSGLWLYLGSTLFAIGNHGMQVIVAVMSAYIAFGMAGRAGIAPGFIGGAIAVTVGAGFLGGLVTGILAGLVVALLLRMKVPDWLRPLMPVVVIPMLGAMAVGLTMYLLLGMPLAWLMTALQQWLQSLDTTAAFLFGGLLGAMMCVDMGGMINKAAYLFAVANIASEDPASWKIMAAVMAAGMVPPLATSLAVVLRPKLFSSAERQNGKAGWVLGAAFISEGVIPFAAADPLRVIPSIVIGGAVTGGTSMVLGAATRVPHGGIFVLFAIDNPVAWLAAIVLGSIVAAILVVAAKSLCPRQVSTDNQNLEADISADA from the coding sequence ATGTCTTCTTCGGCAGATTCTTCCGCTATTGCATCAGACCTGGCCGATGAGTCGACAGTGTACCTTGACCTAGATGTCGGTCCACAAAAGGAGAAGATCCTTAACTACCTCATCGCTAAAGCCGTAGAGACCGGCCGCGCCACCGACAGCAACGGCATCGTCGCGGCAGCCCTCAAACGCGAAGAGAAGGCCCCGACAGGTCTGCCGGGCGGAATAGCCATCCCCCACTGCCGCCATGAGGACTGGTCGACGCCGACCCTGATGTTTGTCCGCTTAACAAGCGCTACGGAATTCACCACACCAGATGGGCCGGCGGACCTGCTTTTTTTCATTGGTGTCCCAGCCAGCAACAGCGATGTCCACGTCGATATTCTGGCTGCACTCGCAAAAGCACTTCGCGATAAGGGGTTTCGAGCAGCTCTTCGCGGTGCTGAAAGCGATGAAGAGGCCGCCCGGATTATTAGCGAGCACATCACCAAGGCGCCTCGTCGGAAAGCGAAAAAACCTCCGGCGAAGACCAATATTGTCGCCATTACGGCCTGCCCCACGGGCATCGCTCACACTTATTTGGCAGCCGAAGCGCTTACTGGCGCGGCAGAAAGCATGGCTGATGTCACGCTAACTGTAGAGACTCAGGGCTCGGCAGGAACCCAGGAAGCCCCCGCAGAAGCAATTGACCGGGCCGACGTGCTAGTAATCGCAGCCGATATTGGAGTTACGGGGCTTAAGCGCTTCAGCGATAAACCACAGGTCAAAGTGCCAATTCGTAAGGCAGTCAATGAGCCCACTGCGGTTATTGAACAAGCGAAGGCGGTAGCAGAACAATCACGTGTTCGCGCCTACGACCGAAAGGCGCCGCAACCTAAGAATGACCACGACAAAGAGGCCGCTTCGCAAACCGGTAATGCAGGTGCAGGCCCTACATCTGAGAGGGTACGAGCAACTACGAAGGTGGGGGCGCGTAAATCGTCGTTAAGCGGCGATAAAGCCTTCGGACACTGGGTTCGTGACGCCATTATGACCGGTGTCAGCTATATGGTGCCGTTCGTAGCCGCTTCGGGGTTGTTGATTGCGCTGGGATTCCTCGTCGGCGGTCATCAGGTTGGTCTAGTAGCTGACGCCGTGACTAGGGATTTGCGGCTGCCGGAGGTTATCGGACTCGATGCTCCGATTACTGTGCCGACAGAAAATCTCGGCACCGTGCTAGTTGACCGTAGTGGGCTGTGGCTGTATCTCGGCTCGACGCTTTTTGCAATCGGTAACCACGGCATGCAGGTCATTGTGGCTGTAATGAGTGCTTATATCGCCTTTGGCATGGCTGGCAGAGCCGGTATTGCACCCGGCTTCATTGGCGGTGCCATCGCGGTCACGGTTGGCGCCGGCTTCCTTGGGGGCCTGGTGACAGGCATTCTGGCGGGACTAGTTGTAGCCCTACTGTTGAGGATGAAGGTCCCGGACTGGCTGCGACCGCTGATGCCGGTTGTCGTGATTCCTATGCTCGGGGCTATGGCCGTTGGGCTCACCATGTACCTGCTTCTCGGGATGCCGCTGGCATGGCTGATGACGGCCCTGCAGCAGTGGCTGCAATCACTGGATACGACAGCGGCGTTCCTGTTCGGTGGTCTTCTCGGCGCAATGATGTGCGTAGATATGGGCGGAATGATCAACAAGGCTGCTTATCTTTTTGCCGTCGCAAACATCGCCTCGGAAGATCCAGCATCATGGAAGATTATGGCCGCTGTGATGGCGGCGGGCATGGTACCTCCGTTGGCGACATCGCTGGCAGTTGTACTCCGACCAAAGCTGTTCAGTTCAGCTGAGCGTCAAAACGGCAAAGCGGGCTGGGTGCTCGGTGCGGCCTTCATTTCAGAGGGAGTGATTCCCTTCGCCGCCGCAGATCCGCTGCGAGTGATTCCGTCGATTGTGATTGGCGGTGCCGTCACCGGTGGCACTTCAATGGTTTTAGGAGCCGCCACACGCGTTCCACACGGAGGTATTTTCGTGCTGTTTGCAATCGACAATCCTGTCGCATGGCTTGCTGCAATCGTCTTGGGCAGCATAGTGGCAGCAATTCTCGTTGTGGCAGCTAAAAGCCTGTGTCCGCGGCAAGTCAGTACCGATAATCAAAACCTAGAAGCAGACATTTCAGCGGACGCCTAA
- a CDS encoding HPr family phosphocarrier protein has protein sequence MATQHVHVGSKVGIHARPASVIAERASRFQEEILIELIDSPEPDNEPADASSTLMLMALGAGYGDEVTITSTNAVAVEQIAQLIAQDLSD, from the coding sequence ATGGCTACGCAACACGTCCACGTCGGCTCCAAGGTGGGTATTCACGCCCGCCCCGCGTCGGTAATCGCTGAGCGTGCCTCCCGATTTCAGGAAGAAATACTGATCGAACTCATTGATTCACCCGAACCCGACAACGAACCGGCTGATGCTTCCTCAACGTTGATGCTGATGGCACTCGGCGCAGGATATGGCGATGAAGTCACAATCACCAGTACAAACGCGGTTGCGGTGGAGCAGATTGCACAGCTGATCGCCCAAGATTTGAGCGATTAA